The DNA window TCGATAGGGGAGGGTGTCCGTTCTGCTTCTCGACGAATGCTTAGGCAGTCGATGTAACTAGCATTCATGTCACGCCAGCGTTTAACATCAAATTTAAGCCTAGTTGTGTGTTGCACAGTTCAACGAGGAGCGGGACCCAGCGATTGAGGGCTAGGGGTTTATTGCCAACGTCTTGGCAGTATTGAACATAAGAAGGGTATAGCCATTTGTCAGCATTGATAATTTGCCCATTGTCTGAGCGACTGACACCGACAGGCGTAGAGAAATGCAGATCATAAACGACCCGTTCTTCTAACCATGCGGCTATTGGATTCGTATTGATGAGGTTTTCACGTTCTACGTCGTGGAGGCTGTGAACGTTGTCGTGTGTGTCTCTGACATAAGAGGCGACTTGCTCAGGGCTTAGGGCTAAGACCCAGTTAATTAAGCCCACAATGTAGGGTTGAAATTCTTTTGTGAGGTCTCGACGTTCTTTCGAGTTGATAAGCTGATTGAAGTAAACGGTGATACGACGGCGGGCTATTCCGCTGGTGTAGTCTTTGGAGCTTATCGCCTCATTAGCGGCTATAACGACTAGTCCTGTTGCTTTAAAGCCCGCTGTTGCTTGTATGCCTTTTCGTTCGTAGCGGAGGGTGTCTTGTCCTGTTATTGCCTTGAGAACGCTAACATCGCCCGCGAAGTTTTGGGAGTCAGTTATTGTTATCAGCTTTTTACCGTAAAGGCAGGCAGTCTCGAATTGTCCTTTTTCTAGGAGTTTAAGTTCTGTTGAGTGGGTATTTTGTTCACCAACAAGTAACTCGCAGAGTCTGATAAATGTACCTTTACCGCTACCGCCTACGCCGATGATTTCAAGATAGCGTTGTAGTTCTACGCGAGAGGTAACGATTGCATTCATATAAGCGCGAAGTAGTTGGAGCTGGTCCTCATTACCGCCAACGCAGAACGATAGCCAGTCAATGATAGGCTTACAAGTGGCTTGTGGGCTGTAGTCGTAGGGGATTATCCACGTGGTGTAGTATTTTTTGTCGTGTTTGAAGAGTTTTTTGTCGGTTATGCGTAGGAGTCCGTTTTTGAAGGGGATTGTGTCGGGTATTTTGTTGAAAAAACAGGGGGTTGTCATTTTCCGTTTAAACTTTGGTAAAGAATTTCGCGCGATGTTTGAAAGTATTGCGCTGCTTCTTCCATCGTGCCGAACTCCCCCCACAGTTCTTCTATCATCGTTACTTTGTTCATAGGGGATTTCCTACGTATAATTGAGTGTGAGTGTAATTGCTTACGCTTACAGTTATAGAGCATGAATAATTGACCTATCTATCAAAGCGTTTTAACGAAAATTTGAAGAATAAGGCTATGAATAACAGACTAAAAGCAATACACGAATTTAAGAGTATGACTCAAAAAGACTTTGCTGAGTTATTAGAATTAAATTTGCGCATGTTGCAAAACTATGAAAGCGCAGAAAGGGCTATACCTAGCGACGTAGTAACTAAGCTTTATACGAAAATGTCTGGTTTTTAACTGGTAAAGGTGAAATGTACGAAGATGGACAAGAGCCAAAGAAAACCCAAGCCATAGTCGAAATGATAGAAAGCCTCGACGATAGCCAAAAGCAAAAAATTTATACAGTTATTGAAGACGAAAAGCGATTTAACGAAAAGGTAAAAAGATGAATATTGAAATTGACGATGTGCTATTAGAGCAAGCCGTAAAATTCACAGGATTATCGATAAAACAGACGATAGAAGAGAGTTTGCATTTACTCATTAATTCAGGCTTGCATCACTTTGAGGTAAACCCTGTATTAACTTTGCCCCAAAAAGAATGGAATGCACTACTGGATAAAATGGATATGCCACCAGCTCCCAATGCAAAACTATTGGCGACAACAAAACGCTACAGGGATATCATAGGATGACTTGGATAATCAAAGCATTATCAAAAAAGCATCATAAAAAAGACTTTGATTGTCATGAACCTGCATTAACAGAATATTTACAAAAATATGCCCTTCAACATGCTAACCGTAACTTAAATAAAAGTTATGTTGCCTGTCATATCGATACACCAGAACATATTGCTGGATTTTACAGCTTAAGCACAGGTTCTATTATGCCTGAGCAACTACCAAACACTGCAAAAGCAGGGATAAAACATGCAATCCCAATTGCTTACCTAACACGTTTAGCAGTGGATTATCGGGAACAAGGAAAAGACTTAGGCGCATTTTTGTTAATCAATGCGTTAGAACGATGTTTAAAAATATCGCAAGAGGTTGGATTATTTGGTGTCGTTGTAGATGCTAAAAACGATACAGCGAAATCATTTTATAGTCAGTACGGTTTTGAACCATTAAGCAGTAACGAATTAAGTTTGATTTTACTGACTAAAGATATTTCTTTTTTAGCAAGAAAAAACTGATAACTCTGCTTTAAATCTGTTTATTCCTGCAATAAATCCAGATATAGCTCATAAAAACAAGCTATATTAGCTACTAGAGACGGCTACATAAAAAAATTAAAGGTTTTGTTCTAACATTAGTGTAAAACTAAAGTAAAACAAAACCTTTAATATACCTTATAAAGAAGTTCGTACTATAGATAACTTTATTTTTTCTGGTTTTCTAATTAACAAATCTTCTTTAATGAATTTTGTCAAAAGTCCCACGTCTCTAATTTTCAGCTCTTCCGCAATTTCTTCCGCATAAATTGCTTTTTTTGTAGTCGCCAAAACATTAAAAGCCGCTTTTAACAATTCAGGAGACTCTTCATTTTCATTACGAAGCTCATCATCCCAATGTTCTTTAATTGCTTGCCCATTCGTTTTTAACGTTATAACTGCACTTTTAAACTGAGAATCACTAAGCAAACCTAAATTATGGGCACGATAAAAAATCGCTAACTGACTTACTCGCCAGATTTTTTTAAAATCTTCAATTTTTTTCCAGTTCATTTTTGAGTCAAACTGTTGAACTCTCGGAAAAAAGCTAAGCATTATACTTCTAGGTAAAAGTAATGCGCCTGCAAAATAATTTGCTTGTCCTTCAGTAAGACTATCTCCTGTTTCGACACCTTGATGAAGGACTAAATGCCCTAACTCATGCGCAATATCAAAACGTTGTCTGCAAATATTATCTTTTGCATCATTGCGAACAATAATAGGGCGTTTAGAATTGTAAAACGACAAAGCATCTAATTTATCTGAGTCTTCTGGAAATTTGATAACAGTAACGATAACACCAATATGTTCCGCTAACCTTGTCATATTACTAATGGGACCCATACCGATACCCCAAGTATCTCGACATTTATCAGCAATATTATCTATATCCGCATTACTAAGGTGACTTTGCCGAGTGTATGATTTATCAAATAAATCATGAATTTGAACGTTTAAATCTGGGGATAATGCTGATAACTCAGGTATATTTACCTTTGGAAATCTCACCTTGCTATCTAACAACATAACTAAACGATTAGTTAATACTCCACAGCTAGAAGCAAATTCTTTCAGATATTTTGGTGTGGTCGTCTTCTTACGAAAATGAATCTGTGTTTCTGTAAGCATTCCCTTTGATGGAGAGGTTAGAAAGTCTATAGTAACCCCCAAAACAGAGGCTAAGTCACTTAGTAAGGCATCAGTCGGTATAGCTCTTCCATTTTCTATATTGCTTATGTATTGTTTTGTCTTACCAACCTTATTGGCAATATCCTCCAAGCTAAGCTCCTGAAGGCTACGTATTAATCGAAACTCAGTGCAATTGAATTCGCCACTCATGTTATCACTCCTAATTCTTGCACCTTCCTCTTAAAAATCATAGAGGAACAATCGAGTAAAAAAGATTCCCTCTTTTTCATCAGAAGGAATCTTCTTTATCTAACCAAATAGTAAAAAGTTACATATAACTATTTTCTAGAGGCAGAAATAATTTTCCCATCATCATCCATATTGTCATCCTTAAGTGTAACTCCATCAACCAGCGAAGGAAGTGAAACTGGAGCTGGTTCAGTATTCGAAACAGAGCAAAGTACACCATGGTTCTTAGGACGCCATTCATAAATCTTTTGACTGTTAATATTACGACCAATAAAGTAAAAGCTTTGACCAAGCTCATAATTTTGATAATCAAAGATAAAATAACCTTGAACAATAATGTGTTCATCTATAGCAAATAGTTCTTTAGTGTAAAAATCTTTTTTCTTTTTAGAAAGAAAAGTTAATAATTTTTCTTCATTCACAAAGGAACGGCAAGGAATCCCCTCTAAGTGAATCATCTGATTAGACCCTTTGCCAGAGCACGATAAAAAACTATATTCCTTTTCTAACTTTAGAAACATATTAATAAGATATGCACTTATATTCGTACCACGCATATAAGCTTTTGGATAAGCCGCTAATTCTTTAGATGCTAAGCAAGCAGATTGCAAACAATCATTTATCTCATATAACGAATCACAAATAGATTGATACAGCTTATTCAATGAAGATTCTAATAACTCAGTATTCATAGTTTATTAATACCTTTAAGTAAATTTAAAAAGAAATTTAACATGCACTACCAATGACACTTCCTTATCCCTAGCTCGAACATGCTAGGGATACTATATGCAAAAATAAAAATTTGTCAACCAGCTATTTTTATATTATACATATAATTCAATAGTAAATCGCATATAAATTATTTATAGACAATAAGTGTTTTTAAAAAAAATATACTTAAATAACTTGATAAAATGGAAATATCTAATAGCATTAATATTATTAATATAACTTTTTAATCAAGGAGATTATTATGTCTAAAAAGACAAGTAATAAACAGAAGCAGTTAATCATCAATACCATGAAGGATGATAATGCATCTAAAATAGCTAAAGAACTTGCTGGATCGGCACTATCTCAATTTAATAGTAACAAGACAACCAGCTCAGAAGTGGCTGAAACTGCAGCAAAGGTACTTGCAAGTCCGAAGTATAGTCAGAACACTAAAAGCCTAGCTGGTACAGTGTTATCTCAGAAAAAACCCTAATTAATTAAAACAGAAGGAATTAATAAGATATCTTTTTGTTTTGTAGGTTAAGGCTTTGTGCAGACTCCCGAAAAAGTTAAAACAAAGCCTTATTTAATTTTCTCGTCTGTACTCCCTCCGCTGTTAAGTCCCAGCAGAGGCTTTAGAATACCGACTCGGCAACCGCAGTGCATTAGATTGGATAATAGACCAGTACCAAATCAGCACTGACAAGCGCAGTGATATTACCAACGACCCGAACAGACTAGACGACGAACAATACATAATCCGTTTAGTGCAAAAAATCGTTACAGTGAGCCTAGAAACGGTTAAACGAGTGAAAACCCCAATCGACATTCCCACTCTAAAAAGAGCAGTAGCTCATTAAATCGCTGAGGGGCTATATCAAGACAGCAAGATTTTTCTACCCCCTACCCTGATTCGTTCTGAAAGGTTAGTGACACAAGCGCGACCCGTATCAAGAAAAATCATGCTCTCTCGCTATAGCTTGAACGTGTGCGTATGGCTGAAGGGAAAAGCAAGAAAAAGTCACCTATTACAGTGATAAAGACGGAAGATAAAATACTAAACCCCAAAAACCCATTTATAAAAATGTAAGGTCTTGAAAAACATTAATATAATTACATTTTTTCCTTGTGCCGCACCCTCTAAAGTGTTAAAATATAAGCGTTATCAAAGAGTAATAACTCTTTTTAGAGTGTTCATATCATGTACGCCACCGCCAAGAAAAACGTTAGAATCCCTGTTGACCGTATCGACGAGGTTTTAGAGTACCTAAGCCTAGTTGCACCTGAACAAGACGAGGAAGTGTTAAATATAGTAACCGTACCATAAAGTGATTTAAATCTAGGACTGCCAGTCCTTCGCATCGTTTTATAGTACGTTTATTATATATGGCGACAAGGGCTATATTTCTAAAGCATTAAAAGCCTCTTAGAAAACTCAAAGTAATGATGCTAAAAAATATTCCTTAATAGAAACCGTTATTAGTCAGCTTAAATCGTTCATTCAGATTGAACATACCCAGACATCGCAGTGTCTTAGGATTTATGCGCAATGTTATTGCGGAGCTTATTGCCTACGCTTGAAAGGTCAATAAGCCTTCTTTGATGTCTTATCTTTATCCTAAACGGGTTGATAACTCAAGATTTTCAAGATGCTTTTCAACCATTTCTTATTTAAATTCTTTTTCTCAATACAGGGGTTAAAATAAACTTGTAGAACTGGGCTTATAACAGGTTTTCTCAAGTTTTATTGGCAGATTCCCTTAATTTCCCCATAATTCAGGTAAACTGGAGAAATCAGCAACTGTATATAAAACCCTAAGAACATCGGCTTTATACAAAGCTCGGTTGCTAACCAATTAATATTAATAAATAAAGATAAAAATGAAGT is part of the Beggiatoa alba B18LD genome and encodes:
- a CDS encoding type II toxin -antitoxin system TacA 1-like antitoxin; translated protein: MNIEIDDVLLEQAVKFTGLSIKQTIEESLHLLINSGLHHFEVNPVLTLPQKEWNALLDKMDMPPAPNAKLLATTKRYRDIIG
- a CDS encoding XRE family transcriptional regulator, giving the protein MSGEFNCTEFRLIRSLQELSLEDIANKVGKTKQYISNIENGRAIPTDALLSDLASVLGVTIDFLTSPSKGMLTETQIHFRKKTTTPKYLKEFASSCGVLTNRLVMLLDSKVRFPKVNIPELSALSPDLNVQIHDLFDKSYTRQSHLSNADIDNIADKCRDTWGIGMGPISNMTRLAEHIGVIVTVIKFPEDSDKLDALSFYNSKRPIIVRNDAKDNICRQRFDIAHELGHLVLHQGVETGDSLTEGQANYFAGALLLPRSIMLSFFPRVQQFDSKMNWKKIEDFKKIWRVSQLAIFYRAHNLGLLSDSQFKSAVITLKTNGQAIKEHWDDELRNENEESPELLKAAFNVLATTKKAIYAEEIAEELKIRDVGLLTKFIKEDLLIRKPEKIKLSIVRTSL
- a CDS encoding GNAT family N-acetyltransferase, which translates into the protein MTWIIKALSKKHHKKDFDCHEPALTEYLQKYALQHANRNLNKSYVACHIDTPEHIAGFYSLSTGSIMPEQLPNTAKAGIKHAIPIAYLTRLAVDYREQGKDLGAFLLINALERCLKISQEVGLFGVVVDAKNDTAKSFYSQYGFEPLSSNELSLILLTKDISFLARKN
- a CDS encoding DNA primase family protein, producing the protein MTTPCFFNKIPDTIPFKNGLLRITDKKLFKHDKKYYTTWIIPYDYSPQATCKPIIDWLSFCVGGNEDQLQLLRAYMNAIVTSRVELQRYLEIIGVGGSGKGTFIRLCELLVGEQNTHSTELKLLEKGQFETACLYGKKLITITDSQNFAGDVSVLKAITGQDTLRYERKGIQATAGFKATGLVVIAANEAISSKDYTSGIARRRITVYFNQLINSKERRDLTKEFQPYIVGLINWVLALSPEQVASYVRDTHDNVHSLHDVERENLINTNPIAAWLEERVVYDLHFSTPVGVSRSDNGQIINADKWLYPSYVQYCQDVGNKPLALNRWVPLLVELCNTQLGLNLMLNAGVT